The following coding sequences lie in one Oncorhynchus gorbuscha isolate QuinsamMale2020 ecotype Even-year linkage group LG10, OgorEven_v1.0, whole genome shotgun sequence genomic window:
- the ccdc28a gene encoding coiled-coil domain-containing protein 28A isoform X1 — translation MEDRKLKRKISRPSTNQAPAPPTSTRKNNASGRHLGFSHMGTHSSQKGKSRRGVKARPQQASGSKAGQSQADPIQHSFLTDVSDVQEMEKGLLSLLNDFHNGKLQAFGNECSIDQMEHVREMQEKLARLHFDLYGEVDEMPEDQRKTACDSNMDKLLLNLEELSSSIQKLNLADSQEIPRTASI, via the exons ATGGAGGATAGGAAGCTGAAGAGAAAGATTTCCAGGCCCTCCACCAACCAGGCCCCTGCCCCACCAACCAGCACCCGGAAGAACAACGCCTCGGGACGGCATCTGGGCTTCAGCCACATGGGTACACACTCCAGCCAGAAGGGGAAGAGCCGCAG gggtgTGAAGGCCAGACCGCAGCAGGCTTCAGGCAGTAAGGCAGGCCAGAGTCAGGCGGACCCCATCCAACACTCCTTCCTGACGGACGTCTCCGATGTGCAGGAGATGGAGAAAGGACTGCTGAGCCTTCTCAATGACTTCCACAATGGAAAACTACAGGCCTTTG gTAATGAGTGTTCTATAGATCAGATGGAACATGTGAGAGAGATGCAGGAGAAGTTGGCTCGGCTGCACTTTGACCTTTATGGGGAGGTGGACGAGATGCCTGAGGACCAACGGAAGACCGCCTGCGACTCCAACATGGACAAACTACTGCTCAAC CTAGAGGAACTGAGTTCATCAAT TCAGAAGCTGAATCTGGCAGACAGCCAGGAGATACCCAGGACAGCCAGCATTTAA
- the ccdc28a gene encoding coiled-coil domain-containing protein 28A isoform X2, with the protein MEDRKLKRKISRPSTNQAPAPPTSTRKNNASGRHLGFSHMGTHSSQKGKSRRGVKARPQQASGSKAGQSQADPIQHSFLTDVSDVQEMEKGLLSLLNDFHNGKLQAFGNECSIDQMEHVREMQEKLARLHFDLYGEVDEMPEDQRKTACDSNMDKLLLNLEELSSSIS; encoded by the exons ATGGAGGATAGGAAGCTGAAGAGAAAGATTTCCAGGCCCTCCACCAACCAGGCCCCTGCCCCACCAACCAGCACCCGGAAGAACAACGCCTCGGGACGGCATCTGGGCTTCAGCCACATGGGTACACACTCCAGCCAGAAGGGGAAGAGCCGCAG gggtgTGAAGGCCAGACCGCAGCAGGCTTCAGGCAGTAAGGCAGGCCAGAGTCAGGCGGACCCCATCCAACACTCCTTCCTGACGGACGTCTCCGATGTGCAGGAGATGGAGAAAGGACTGCTGAGCCTTCTCAATGACTTCCACAATGGAAAACTACAGGCCTTTG gTAATGAGTGTTCTATAGATCAGATGGAACATGTGAGAGAGATGCAGGAGAAGTTGGCTCGGCTGCACTTTGACCTTTATGGGGAGGTGGACGAGATGCCTGAGGACCAACGGAAGACCGCCTGCGACTCCAACATGGACAAACTACTGCTCAAC CTAGAGGAACTGAGTTCATCAAT AAGCTGA